A genomic region of Chloracidobacterium sp. contains the following coding sequences:
- a CDS encoding helix-turn-helix transcriptional regulator encodes MTINKRNKSEPNTALWRARRKTGLERKQSAWLLGHRTPDTIARYERGETEPSLDNAVKLSIAYGCGLEKLFPLKYESFRRELATKALSIRMQPTDARHDLFARINVCSYEDALRDPERSAEYFPHVRDHVTRLAKRLAGL; translated from the coding sequence ATGACCATAAATAAACGCAATAAATCAGAACCGAATACGGCCTTATGGCGAGCCCGACGCAAAACCGGACTTGAAAGAAAGCAGTCGGCGTGGCTTCTCGGCCATCGGACGCCTGACACGATCGCCCGATACGAGCGCGGCGAGACGGAGCCGAGCCTTGATAATGCGGTCAAATTATCCATAGCCTATGGGTGTGGACTCGAGAAGCTTTTTCCGCTCAAGTATGAGTCTTTTCGGCGCGAGCTGGCGACAAAGGCTCTTTCCATACGGATGCAACCAACGGACGCGCGCCATGACCTGTTTGCTCGGATAAATGTTTGCAGCTACGAGGATGCTCTTCGCGATCCTGAGCGTTCAGCCGAATACTTTCCGCACGTGCGCGATCACGTGACGAGGCTCGCGAAGCGCCTTGCGGGCTTGTAA
- a CDS encoding recombinase family protein, translating to MLKGYFAYVRVSTQRQGQLGTSLTEQTAAIDRYAKTWNLEIVKRFEERETAAKTGRPVFLDMVKALKRRQARGVLIHKIDRSARNLRDWAELGSLLDLGIEVHFVNESLDLNSRGGRLSADIQAVVASDYIRNLREETIKGIRGRIKQGLFPFPAPPGYLNLGSARPKEIDPVTGPLIKSAFELYATGRYSLYALTEKMFELGLRNRNRGKLSKNGINICLRNPFYMGLLKVSTMKEVFVGQHKPLITKALFDEVQNVLDGKRIKKTTNHFFVYRRRVRCGYCQNLLIAERQKGHAYYRCHTRNCAQKPLREELIEGQLCEVLKRIEFGEDELQYFEVEILKLQETEPKRLEKMRRELSMRAELIAPRLNRLADAYMDGVFDGETYALKKNSLTRERIEIGEKLAALEDDNDLVMSELKKFLELAKSAYLSFKSANDEEKRELVKTVTSNITAKDKTLSIKLNSPFDKVFERHSGPGGCPFRDTSRTLSASLSQLLKFFRENQGGRQREKAPG from the coding sequence ATGTTAAAAGGCTACTTTGCCTATGTTCGGGTTTCCACGCAGAGACAAGGGCAACTAGGCACATCTCTTACAGAACAAACGGCGGCCATCGACCGCTACGCCAAGACCTGGAACCTTGAGATCGTCAAGAGGTTTGAAGAGCGCGAAACCGCTGCCAAGACCGGCCGTCCGGTCTTCTTAGACATGGTCAAAGCACTGAAGCGACGCCAGGCTCGCGGAGTTCTCATACACAAGATCGACCGCAGTGCTCGGAACCTTCGCGATTGGGCTGAGCTGGGGTCACTTCTCGATTTAGGGATAGAGGTACATTTCGTCAACGAGAGTCTGGATCTAAACTCGCGTGGCGGAAGGCTTTCGGCTGACATTCAGGCCGTCGTGGCTTCGGATTACATTAGAAACTTGAGGGAAGAGACGATCAAAGGAATTCGCGGCCGTATCAAACAGGGTCTGTTTCCGTTTCCTGCCCCGCCTGGATACCTGAATTTGGGCTCCGCACGACCGAAAGAGATCGATCCCGTTACCGGTCCGCTGATCAAGAGCGCTTTCGAGCTTTACGCAACCGGCAGGTACAGTCTATATGCACTGACGGAAAAGATGTTTGAACTCGGTCTTCGAAACCGGAACCGGGGCAAGCTCTCAAAGAATGGTATTAATATCTGCCTACGAAATCCCTTCTATATGGGACTGCTGAAAGTGAGCACAATGAAAGAGGTCTTTGTTGGCCAACACAAACCGCTTATAACAAAGGCCCTTTTCGACGAGGTCCAGAACGTACTCGACGGCAAAAGGATAAAGAAAACGACGAACCACTTTTTTGTTTATCGCCGCCGCGTCCGATGCGGATACTGCCAAAATCTGCTCATTGCCGAACGCCAAAAGGGTCACGCCTACTATCGCTGCCACACAAGAAATTGCGCCCAGAAGCCCCTGCGAGAAGAGCTGATCGAGGGTCAGCTTTGCGAAGTTCTAAAGAGGATCGAGTTCGGGGAAGATGAGCTGCAGTATTTCGAAGTTGAGATCTTGAAACTACAAGAAACCGAACCAAAACGGCTCGAGAAAATGAGGCGGGAACTGTCGATGAGGGCGGAGCTCATCGCTCCACGTCTGAATCGCCTGGCAGACGCCTACATGGACGGTGTCTTCGATGGTGAAACCTACGCCCTGAAGAAGAATTCCCTGACCCGAGAGCGGATCGAGATCGGGGAGAAGTTGGCGGCATTGGAGGACGACAACGACCTTGTGATGTCTGAACTTAAGAAATTTCTCGAACTGGCAAAATCCGCTTATCTAAGCTTCAAATCGGCGAATGATGAGGAAAAACGGGAATTAGTCAAAACGGTAACCTCGAACATTACGGCAAAGGATAAAACCCTCTCAATTAAGCTGAATTCTCCCTTTGACAAGGTGTTCGAGCGACACAGCGGCCCGGGTGGTTGCCCGTTTCGGGATACATCTCGAACTTTATCCGCATCACTAAGCCAATTGTTGAAATTCTTCCGCGAAAATCAAGGCGGACGTCAGCGCGAGAAAGCCCCGGGCTGA
- a CDS encoding DUF2130 domain-containing protein has protein sequence MKEQNINCPKCGEPIDVSDVLSRQVESRLAKEFEARQAEREKELERVIRERLQNENDAEISAMKNELAEKSTRLRELNKTKAEIERLRREKEDLREEIALEKEIEFSEKLKTEKSRIRGTVEEEYTFKLRELEKQLEDQKELAAEMKRKADQGSVQLQGEVQELELERILRELYVFDEITEIKKGQRGADTLQCVRNPYGAECGKIYYESKRTKNFDANWLKKLREDNQVVTADILVLVTAAMPDGCDGYVFQDGVWICNFWQVRGLSMVLRHGLLDVHARFQIQQGKETKAEMLYDFLTSQEFKGQFEGILEGFKSIQDGYSREKLQMTKIWKEREKQLDRILLNASGFYGSVRGIAGPAMPQVNLLEPGDSELGGSTIALME, from the coding sequence GTGAAAGAACAAAACATCAATTGCCCCAAGTGCGGTGAACCAATCGACGTAAGTGACGTGTTATCTCGACAAGTCGAGAGTCGGCTCGCGAAAGAATTCGAAGCCCGTCAGGCCGAACGCGAAAAGGAACTGGAGCGCGTTATCCGCGAGCGCCTTCAAAACGAGAATGACGCGGAGATATCTGCGATGAAGAACGAGCTCGCGGAAAAGTCAACCCGTCTACGTGAGCTGAATAAGACCAAGGCAGAGATCGAGCGGTTGCGCCGCGAGAAGGAAGATCTGCGCGAAGAAATTGCCCTTGAAAAGGAAATTGAGTTTAGCGAAAAACTCAAAACGGAGAAATCCAGGATACGGGGCACCGTGGAAGAAGAATATACGTTTAAACTACGAGAGCTTGAGAAGCAATTAGAGGACCAAAAGGAGCTTGCGGCCGAGATGAAGCGCAAGGCCGACCAAGGCTCGGTACAACTCCAAGGCGAAGTGCAGGAATTGGAGCTTGAACGGATACTGAGGGAACTCTACGTCTTCGACGAAATTACCGAAATTAAGAAGGGCCAGCGTGGAGCCGATACTCTGCAGTGTGTCCGAAACCCCTACGGTGCCGAATGCGGGAAAATTTACTACGAGAGTAAGCGGACAAAAAACTTTGATGCAAACTGGCTAAAGAAGCTTCGAGAAGACAACCAGGTGGTCACGGCCGACATTCTTGTCCTTGTGACTGCGGCTATGCCCGACGGCTGCGACGGTTATGTTTTTCAGGACGGAGTTTGGATTTGTAACTTCTGGCAGGTTCGAGGTCTTTCTATGGTCCTCCGGCATGGTCTCTTGGACGTCCATGCTCGGTTCCAAATCCAACAGGGCAAGGAGACCAAGGCTGAAATGCTATACGACTTTCTTACAAGCCAGGAGTTCAAGGGACAGTTTGAAGGCATCCTCGAAGGCTTCAAGTCAATACAGGATGGGTACTCTCGCGAGAAACTTCAAATGACAAAAATCTGGAAGGAGCGGGAGAAACAGCTCGACCGCATCCTGCTGAACGCTTCGGGATTTTATGGCTCTGTCCGGGGAATTGCCGGCCCCGCCATGCCTCAAGTCAATTTGCTTGAACCGGGCGATTCTGAACTCGGAGGATCAACCATCGCGTTGATGGAGTAA